GTGTGACTAGGGAGATTGGATTATATCCAGCAAAGATTAATTCCATGTCTAATGACCACAAAGTCGGATCATATTTGTTGATGTTAGCGCATAACTTGAACAGCTTGAGTTGAATGGATAGCAGAGAAGTTGATGAGAGTAATACAACTGCCATATTTAGAAGAATCTGACAGATACTTGTAAGAATTAATGGTTTCTTTCATGAAAGAATTTGGAAGAACAAGTAGGACTTACATTGATCACTACCACTACATAGTCGCACGAAGACGAGTATCACACTTGTATTCTGGAGTCTCACGCCCAATTGATCCACATACTATGGCAGATCCagatgctgttgctgctgctcgaGCCTTCCCCATGTCCAAAGTTCTCTGAAGCATCCAACACACTGCTATGATCCAATAAACCTGAGTTGGCTAAACCTTCATTCTGTCCAAGTAGATTAAAAGTCTGGTGCAATTGGCCGTATATGTCAACGGTATTCCCTACTGAATCCAAGCAATGTCTGTGCTTCCATCAGTGGGAAGGAGTCGAAGACTGGCTTCAAAGGTAACTGCTCAAAAGCAGCACCAGCACACTGAGAAATGTGTTCTTCCGGCCACCGCCACTTGTGCTTCTTCACCTCACTCGGTGGCTTGTGGGTGTTCGGGTCGATTCCCCTTTATCTGAGTTTTGTCTTGAGACATGAGTTTCAaaagttcttgatatcattatatgTTCTTCCGGGCAATTGTGACGCAATTTTGGAGAACCAGCAATCACATAACATGAGAGAGTTCGGCACTACGAGTTGGTCAAGAGGTCCCCTTCAAGATCGGTAGTCACCCATTGCCCAAAACTTCATGCAGGTTTATAATTGACTCCTCTTCTTGCTGAGAGAAACTGCCTCTCTTGAGGTCTGGTCTCAGGTAATTGACCACCTGAACCTGCAACTCTTCCCACAGCACTCCAGTCCGGTAATAATTAAGAAAAGAAGGCTCTGAACTATATCGAGGAAATCCAAGTGTAGAGAAGGAAAAAGTTCAGCAATAAGGAAGAGCTGAAACAAGTCTGCTCATTTTGGCACAGAACTCCAACAGCCAACTCCACATCTATTGATATGATTATAAAGCTTCTCATCTTCTTCGGGAGACCACAAGCCTTTCCTTGGCTTCTGCTTGAGACTGCAATTAATGCCGTCTCAGTATCTCTGGATGAGCCCCTTGGATGTGGAGAGGTCTGAGGAGGTTGGAGGATTTAAAAGGCTGAAAGCAAAGGATTTAAGTTCATTATGAACACAATATACTTAAGTTTGAAGTTGGATGaagaggtgagagagagagagagagagagagagagagagagagagagagaatggagaaCAGAGAGTCACAGGAAGATGAAGCAATCAAGTGACTCTTGTGCAAGTCTCTGATGCTCTTGCATCAAAGTTTATGACACCTTCAGTGGCAGGAACATGgagaaaagaaaatttcaagagGCTAGCAAGAGTTAGGAGACTTGAAATAGGAGTGATGGTAGTAAAGACAAAGCTTTAGGCTAGCTGGGAAATGACATTTTCACTAGCTGGGATGATTATGAAGCTTCATTAAACTGTATCACtttttttcaaacaaaaaaagaaaaaataataataaagttgCACCACAAGCTCCTCTGAATCAGTATTTGGTATTTCATTCAACTTAGAAAGTAAATGAACATTCTTTGACAGTCTTGTACAACAATTAGAATAGTATCAGTCTCCACACACTGAGTGCTACAACATCTTCTAGAAATGAAAGGTTCCCTTACCTAAGAATTTTTTCTGtggatatgaacagatgccatggtCTCAAACTGTCACCCTGTTCTAAACATAGTTGATCATGTCAGGAATGAATGACCTGATCTTGGTGTTTATCTAAGCTCTGGCTAACCACCATAAAATATTTTCTAGTAATTATTGTGCTGGCCTAGATATCATTCTCTAGATATTGTGTCACCTAGTTGCAATTAGTTGGATTTATGGTGGCATAAGAAATCAATGGAAGATTTCTTTGAAAACCACACCCACATACACAATTAAACTAGTTAtatttccaaaaaaaattaattatatgcaAGATCAACATTTTTTATTCTCCACCTTGTTTCAGTACACATAATATGCCAATACCACATCAATTGGCAAATCTGGCTGAGCATGCCAAAGGACCATTTTGTGATTTGATCACATCAAACCTACAGATGTGCCAGAAACAGTTAGTACATATGCTAGTCCATTTTCCCTCAGAAAAGAAAAGTGAAAAAAATCATTATATAGCTGCTTTTGTATGTTCCTTCCTTGTGAGAAGGAACATCATATTAGCTAGCTCCTCTTTGGAGTTACAGAAACCAGAGCTAAAGGAAACTACCATATGAAAACAAAGGCAAGACATTGTTTTATATTGCCTTGGATAGGGCTTGTGGCCTATTTTGAGGTGAAGATATACTTGTCCTATTTCTAAGTTGCATGGTTGTCTACCAACTCACATTGTTAACATCTCATTGATCTTCTATAGCTACTTATGgccatatctatatatatggatTTCTATATTTTTATCCATTGAAGCTGATCTGTTGTAATGCATGTATTCCTCCTGAGTTCAACACTTGCAATGACACTATGATCTAACTTAAGATTGAGACACATATAAGGACAAATACAGGGATGTTGCTAGTTAATGCCTCATGCAGTAGTGAGATCTGCAGCTCTGTTTGTTTGTTTCCTCACTAAGTCACCAAGTTTGAATTGGATTTCCACAAAGCTGTTGAACTCTTACTGTGCATTAAATGTCAACTGAATCATCCTTCATTATGCTGGCTAAGTAATTTTTTGATCTGTTAATCATGGCCAGCACTCTATTCCTTTGATTGCCTCAAGAAATTAATCATGCAGCTCAAGTGTCAAACAGTCAAAACAAGTCTTTCATGACTTATTCAGTCTAGGTCCTCACTGTAACCACTATAGCAGAAGGGAAATAAACATTGTAAACTGTGCTTAAGTGGTGTCTATCATTATTGTGAAGATACACATGGTTATAAGCAGATGGATTAGTTGTTGACCTTAGCTTGCCACCTTAAGATGCCTCTGCAAATCTTATCTTCCATGACCAGAAGTTATTACCATGAAAGAAAGCTGGAAGCTAAAACAAAGAGCAGGAATGATACCTTGATACAAGAGTCATTGAGATAAACAGATCAGGAAGATCTTGTTTGCTAGTTGTTATCCATTATTAACTTTCTACAAGCTTAGAGCATGATTGACTATATTCGAGCTTCGATTTTGCTTTAGTATAAGGATTCTTATTATCTTTTCACTACTTTATTTGATTATATCATACATGAAAGCATGGTTTTTATTGATAACAAAGAAAACTATTAAGCTAGACTAATATGATCATCATGTCATTATTGTTGCTGTTACTTTTGTTGTTTTTGTTATCAATCTAAAACTGATACAACAGTTATTTGTTAAACATGCTGACACTAACGTTTTTAGTGCCATGAACTTTACTAATAATTTGGTAGCAAGTCTTCATTCCTCTGCTGTGCTTAAAGTAGAAGAAGAATCTACGAACCTGCCTGTTGCCTTCCATTCCGTAGTAGTGTCGTCGTCGTCTAGTGGTCCCTGTGACCAACAAGGAGGAGGCTTCCTTTCcaagaagaagagatcatgatCTGAGAATGACAAGATTAAGTAGAGGCTCTGCTGTGCCACTTGTCTTCCTCCATCCATCAACCCCAGGTCAGTGGTTCTTTTCATGCCTTGTCCCCTTTGTCCCATGGAAAGAGATGCTCTTCTTTGGTCTTTCGTGCCTTCAGCTCCAGGTGGTCCATCACAAGCTGCAACCTCCATCACTGTGTTAATCATCAGAGAAGACCAAGTTGCCCATCCATATACTTGTTATGTAGCAGTGCTTTACTGGATGGAAATAaatagaaatttcaaatatgatcCTCATCCATGGCTTTCATTGCTAAAACAATACTATAATCAAGTTTTGTATGGATAGAGACTTGTCATGTTTAAGGCTTGCAGATACTCTTTGCAACTATGGATGCAAGTTCTCTTCAAGAAGTTCAACT
Above is a genomic segment from Musa acuminata AAA Group cultivar baxijiao chromosome BXJ3-4, Cavendish_Baxijiao_AAA, whole genome shotgun sequence containing:
- the LOC103980139 gene encoding uncharacterized protein LOC103980139 isoform X1, translating into MGFLSPVSDPVRSTARAPLKHLWILSLSLSLSLSVITQRIGNQLVCHNRAQPPERGQLMEVAACDGPPGAEGTKDQRRASLSMGQRGQGMKRTTDLGLMDGGRQVAQQSLYLILSFSDHDLFFLERKPPPCWSQGPLDDDDTTTEWKATGSLLNPPTSSDLSTSKGLIQRY
- the LOC103980139 gene encoding uncharacterized protein LOC103980139 isoform X2; protein product: MGFLSPVSDPVRSTARAPLKHLWILSLSLSLSLSVITQRIGNQLVCHNRAQPPERGQLMEVAACDGPPGAEGTKDQRRASLSMGQRGQGMKRTTDLGLMDGGRQVAQQSLYLILSFSDHDLFFLERKPPPCWSQGPLDDDDTTTEWKATGRFDVIKSQNGPLACSARFAN